A genomic region of Desulfosarcina ovata subsp. ovata contains the following coding sequences:
- a CDS encoding PTS sugar transporter subunit IIA — protein sequence MIGVLVVTHCRLGDALLEAADFILGERPEAMAAVSIDLNENADKLRNKIADSIKKLKSDEGILILTDMFGGTPSNLSYAFLEEGRVEVISGVNLPILIRAASARKNQSLSELAVNLESFGKKSISLASSILKGNKRE from the coding sequence ATGATTGGCGTTTTAGTAGTGACTCATTGCCGACTCGGAGATGCATTGCTGGAAGCAGCGGACTTCATTCTCGGTGAACGGCCGGAGGCGATGGCCGCCGTCTCCATTGACCTTAACGAAAACGCGGATAAACTGCGCAACAAAATTGCCGATAGTATAAAAAAACTGAAAAGTGATGAAGGCATTCTGATTTTGACGGATATGTTTGGCGGAACGCCGTCCAATCTCAGTTACGCATTTCTGGAGGAAGGACGGGTCGAGGTCATTTCCGGGGTCAACCTGCCAATTCTGATACGCGCGGCCAGTGCCCGAAAAAACCAGTCCCTCTCAGAACTGGCAGTCAACCTTGAGTCTTTCGGGAAAAAAAGTATCTCATTGGCCAGCAGCATATTAAAGGGAAATAAACGGGAATGA